Below is a genomic region from Raphanus sativus cultivar WK10039 chromosome 4, ASM80110v3, whole genome shotgun sequence.
TTGACCTTCTTGCTATCTTTTTGAAACTTCCCGCTACTACCTCCGCTCTCCTCTTCGCAGAACCTTTCTCTTCAGCTTCTCCCACACTCTTCTCAccatcttctccttcttcaagGTTCGAGATTTTTGCTTTAAATCTTCTCAGGCGTTTTGGAGATCTATATCTCCTACCCACTTTCATTTTTGAAGTCCCGGAAGAGTTAGCATCTGCATAACCAGAGCTAAAACCCGTTGAACATTCAAAAAAATCAGTGGCTTCCTCGTATCCTTTATTTCTTGCTCGGCACGGCACTGAGACAGTCATTTGTGGTTCCCTTATCACCAGCTGAGAACGCTTCTCCTGCTTTGTTCGCTCATCATCACTTTCCACAGCTTTAGGCCCGTAGTCAAAGGTCCTTCCTTTGTCTTTATCCACTTCGCTTATAACCAAAGGAGCCGGTTCCAACCTCAAAAAGTTCCTCTGCCCCACCGGATCATTTTCCAAATCAAGAACAGAGGTCTTAACCCTTTCTTCCCTTACTCGCTTTTCTCCTCCTTCTGCAGCCAACAGGTACTCCCGCATGTTTTGGAGTACCTCTGGGTTAATTTTCCTCCTTCCCGTCGCTTCATCTAGACCCACTTGTTCATCTCTCAATACTCCAAACAAGGGGTCATCTGGTTGGATCATCAGCTCTCTCTTCTGTTTCTCAATCATCATCTTTTTCCTTCGTTCAGCTGCTTGATCCTTCCTCTCTTGAATTAGCAGGGGGCACTTATCTTTGTCATGAGTCAGACGCTGACAATGATAGCAACGTTTTTGGATCCTCTCGAAATCATATCGTAGAGTGACAGAACCACCACCCGGTAGATTGATAACTTTTGTCTTCCTTACCGGCCTTGACACATCAAAGAAAACCCGAACTCTCACATAGTCCTGGCTTTGAGCTTTGCTTGGATCGAAAGCTACCACATCCACTTCACCCGCAAAACCGCCAAAAGCAGTGATGGCCTCCTCCGTATAGTGATTAACCGGTATATTGCGTAACTGTACCCAAACCAACAGATACTTCAGGTAGTCGTCTGGCGGCTTCTCCATCCATCGGTCAATGACGATACTCCACTCATTAAAAGTCCATACTCGTTTACGCAACACTTCCTCCAGATCATGTTCATATTTAAAGATAAACTGAAACATGGTAGGCGACAGAGCCACTCCTCTCACTCTGTCATAGACTTGCCACTTCCTTGGCATGTCTAAGATCAAGTCCTTCATCCTTTGACACTCTGGGTTCAGAGTTCTCCCAATGATACTCATCTTATTTCTCTCCACAGCACTGTACTGCGGTAAATCCGGTAGGTTAAACGGCacctcttcttcctccattgACATAGTTTCGAACACCTTGTTTAGATTCATATTCCACAGTGGTGTATCTCCAAAAGCTCTGTTCTGTTCTTACTTGTAACAAAAACAGAGGCGGCTGAAGATGAACCCTAGGAAAACTCAAAGACAAACACGCAAAACCCTTAGATTCTTACCCAAAATAAAGAGATTTTCTGTTTGTGGAGCcacaaaaagaggaaaaaatcTCACAAAAGCCCTACTTTCCTTATACGTGAAAGATTGTTCGtataaaaaagagagagaaaatcgCCCTACTTTACCAGTCATATCCAAAGGTGtattcttgattaatgaaatcCCAAATGGGCAAACGCTTATAAATAATGTTTAGTAAACCGATAACCGACAAACCGGTTCACATAAATTGAGATCATGAGATTACAACTAGACCAAGTTATACCAAATGACCAATGGTGTTGATTTATTTTATCACTGTCATTTCCCCAAGACACTCGGAGTTGTTGTTCTACCACTCCCACTTTTGACTAAGGCTGTCAAAAAATCCTAACCAAACTGAGTCAAACAGAACTAACCGAACCGAAATCGATCTGAACCAAACAAAAGTCAATTATCAAATAGtttggtttaagaattttcCAACTCAAACAAATCAAACTAAAACCAATACAAACCGAACCAAGTTAAACCAAATCAAGAAACCAATTGTTTTTGTTACTATTTGAATTAAACATATTATCAATAAACAATATACGAAAATCCTATCATTAAAGTTACTAATAACTTTATTAACGATgttgagatttttattttttctatttattttagttaactttggtttgattgtgttttttataaattttttgtgaatttttaagattttgtttcaattttatattatatttaatttatattgttatttttaagaaGCATTAGTAACAATGTTTCTTtgatttctatttattttagttaaagttgATTTGATTATATTCTTATAAACTTATTGTGTTttcttaaagatttttatttcagttttatgTTGGATTTagtttatacaattttttatagttACCGACATGATGATTTCATGataatttgtttatgttttaaaatatattttttaaaaagaagtaAAGTAAGAGAACCCGATTAAACTGAATCGAAACACAAAAGAAATTGAatacaaaccgaaccgaaaccaatCCAAACCAAGctgattgtaatttttttagttgGAAGTATTTTAGAACTGTTTTAACATTTGTGAAAGACAAAGCCAAAGCCAAAGCAGCcagtaagaaagaaaaaagagttatttttttcttttaatacttAGGATGGAGGCCGAGAGAAGCCAAGATCATAATGGGCATTTATCAATGGTACGGCGTCATTTTGAGACGTTCAAAATGGGCCTTTCGCGGTGGAAGGGTATCGTTCTGGCTGCAAAACTCTTTTGATGCTATAACGTTAAGAGAACCTACTCTCCAATTAATCAATAAACTAGACCCGCACAATCTTATAAACGTGTGGgtgtttattttcatttaataaacGTAAATATATGTTACATTATtatggtatatatttttcattaatctTATATTTAAATGCTTATATGATTTTTCAGatacaataatttatagtttcatGTTTgtattcaattatttttttttgaaccatTACATGTAATTGTGACTTTTTATCTTATTCGATTTGCTCACCAATATATGCAAAATTcaaaagatttgaaaattatttttatattttattcttttcaaatattacctgtatttttaattaaaatataagcaataaaaataagtagtttactatttagtaattttatttgtatttatgaacatattaaatattcatCTACactaatatttgaaaattattactattaaatattaaacgaaaacactgatatatgtttttaatatgttaaatatttttttttcatgatatAATCTACAAATTCATGGTAAGATGAAACTATTTTCTAGTAACTACAGATGGACTCCATCAATTTAATCCTTTGTTTGCATTTAACTCATGAAAGAAataatatgcaaaaaaaattttgcctaaaatatgaaaaacttcttgaactgatttttttaattaaatattttcataaactgatctacaaacaattcatggtgaggtgaaattatttttatactaaCCACTCGTGGACGTCATCAATTCAAATGTTTGTTTGCATTTAAGTCAGGTAATAATATGCAGAACTTGTTGAACTGATTTTGTTTGCTTAAAAAAAGATTGTTAAAAAGTGGTCAGTTATGAATTTAATTCCATGCCTGCAGATTCTATATTTGATAACAAACTTATTCTACAGTTATGGAGATTCATAACTGACCacttttaaaaaactttttttatattttaaaatatatggttgtTAATGTATTTTAATTGTTTGTAAATTGTATCAGATAATGATATAGGCTGTGGAGGTATATAAAAAAGTGGTATCTTAGTTTTAAAATCTACGACCAATATAGTCGCTGGCATATAGTATATCCGTAATTTTAGTTTAGtaactttttaaattatattacttaATATTGAAACATATTTTTCCTCGATATTAGGATGATTGTTTTCCAATAATGTTACAATCACAGAATTATAGGATTTTAccatttatatatgattttttaacaaacaatCAATATTGTTGCTGTTAAATAAATATACCCGTATTTGATGTTTCATTATTTTGAATACAGCcaacttcatcttctccaaatgATGTATGTGTTTcagtatataaaaaaataaagatcatATAATACAAAGAGAACAACAACTCAAATAAGGCTAACACAAGATCAACAATAAATTTAAAGAGCATCGCAACTCAAATATCACTCGAGCATGTTTACTAAAAATTAAATGCTGTTAGTAACAGAGTTAGTTTGGTTAAGAATGGTCATAGAAGTTATGGCCATGAGTATACACGATTAGTATTTAATGAAAATGACAAATACACATGAAATAAGACTATCATAAGTTAATGGAACtgaataaaactatcataaGTTTATGAAACTGATGTATAGCATTAGTAACAGAAAATGTATGgacatttataataaatctgGTATATGAGACAGATGTCATCGATCTTTTATATAGTAAAGCGAAATCATCACGATTAATAAAAGCTGAGATGGTAATGTAGGACTTTAAGTGacactagatcatgacccgcgcgaccgcgcggatttattttttatttttaacacataacatatattctataatagttaatataatttgaagtTTGTCCTCTTCACataatatggttttatataattttgagttttctcattgtttaagaaaaatgttaaaactgttttttctattaataatttttcattggtgtattagagatataacTGTATGGTGaaaacactaacataatatCAAACAATACGATTTGATTTTGACATTGTGCTTTTTGGGAGTTTTTTCTGAATGTTTTGTGAATGTCCAATGATAAATACGAAGGCAAGTACTTGTACACACATTTTAAGTGGGAGGAattgaatattttctaacctattaagttagatataataaatacaaaatctattgacaccgagattttaggtatagtagaataaacttggagaagagggttttccatattcatgatttttcaaatctggcaatttgattgtgaatatttgattgtaaccgagattttaggtatagtagactcaacttggtgaagaggtttttcaataatcgatttttttttaaagtataaattgatgtttttgaaataagaatatacgttagtatattctattcagtgtatattcaaagtaaacctcgattatttgagaatcaaaaaaatatattctgatatctttagtattgagttttaaaagttatgtatcaagctatttaaaaatttaaagattcatcagtatttgatgccaaataattgttttttaaatccgATATTGTAGGTTGAGAGTTATTTGATTAATTGAATCAATTGGTTTAGTTGTATAATGACTGGCTAAAGATTCgtgtaatttttgtaattttttgtcaacctactcgtgtaataatatttatatttttaataacatgtgtaatatttatttttatttctatctatttatattttatttttaataactcaGACTCGTGTAaatattggagacatttatcgtattcatttgactataataaaagagaggtttattgtattcatttgactataataaaagagagatattgttatatttgtactatgatataatataaatatgataatgtgagtatattctaacaaaaagaatagatattttgtttaatagatgtaTATAGTGTAagacatatattttattgtgGAGTTAATTAATGGATGGTTGATATCTAActctttaaggaaatatttaaatgaaaggttaaactaaaaataataatgtgatgtccaacttaaaaatccacctagaagaagttataatgtttctgttttaataagatagattagttTGAAAATAAATGATAAGACAATTAAATATGATGATTTTCTAGTAAATGGTTCAAAATGAAATATCACACATAAAAAGAAAttgtgacttctgttttaatataatagattagaTCTTGCTCCGCCCGATTAAgcggatatttattttctatttttaatttttttttgtttatattaaataatatattttaatatttaaacctaaatttatattgaaaattaatatttgaaattataataaaaattaaaattaaattttaataaaatattttgatataaattttaaatttcataattgaaataatatagaggtggttcataatttttttcaattccaaaatcttagcatctctttaaaaacagataaaataaatttacaaatacataaaatatataaatatatttggaattaaaagaaatttgttaagaaaaataattttgcgctgttgttgtttatttcttattaataaatattaaaaaatattaacagttaatacaaaatttattagaaAATCTATTTCGGTCAAGATTCGATtaaggaaatctattattttaattaaaaaaatatattaaatacttaaatctactatttaaataaggaaaatatcaatttttaaaaaaatatatcttcatTTAATATTTCACTGGCATATTATTGTAAATAAGATGAAAAATTGAAAGTTAATTCAAttttgtatttctattttaataatatagatagatactATAGATAATGTGATAAAAACATTGTCATATGGAATTTGTTTAACATATATAGTAAGCCCATTAGGTTCAACGAGGCTCATTAATGGTTCTAGATCATAACGTGGTAAGCTTCTCTTTTGTTGTTTTGAAGATCGAGACAATTTACTGACATCAtaaaaaaaccttcaaaatgTCATTTACTAACACTtaaaacatttgttttctttttagccaacacttttaaccttcaattttatatttgtatcatGAAAAAATTTCAACCACCTTacattttcttcaaataaaaaaGTTGACCTATTGTACAGATAAAAACAACGAGATTTCGGTTTTCTCCCACAAAATAATTGTTTAACTGataaaataaacagaaattaaacttaaattttcttagaaaaaactaaataaaaatcagaaaactaaaaaataatttagaaaattaaataaaaactaaaaattaaataaaaattttaaataattaaacaaatattcaagaaattaagtaaaataataaaataaattaaattgaatttagatacatatatttaaccaaaattaattaaaatttaagaaaattcacaaaagttagaaaataaaaaaaaaccaaaatcttttttgttaaaaaactttaaaaaaaatctaaaacaattacaagattttttttttaaaaactgacATATCATCATTGACAATGAAATTTTCAAACATATTAGTGTTGAAGATGATGGTTTCTCAAGTAATCATTAGCAATAACGATTTTTCCATATTTTAAAGGATAATTTTTGACATCATCATTGAAAATGACAGTAGATATGTCAGAAATCGTCATTGTTAGTGGTTATATAAGAAACCATCATCTTCAATAgtgatatatttgaatattttcttgTCAATGATGATGTCagatttttggaaaaaatattcttgtaatttttagaaatattttttcaaatatattttgaatttgtgaattttgtgttttttatttaagttaatgtattttaatttaattttacttatttctgatttttatttaattttctgaatgtttttaattattagatttttgtttttatttaattttctaggtttttagttttctatttttaatttaattttctgaatttttatttaattttatttattttattaactaaaCAATTACTTTTTAGAAAAAACCGACACCTCGTCGTTTTTACATGTACAACAGGTCAATTGTTACTTGATAAACAAGTAAAATATGTTGAAAgtatttttatgatacaaacATCACTTGAATGTtaaaaaatttgacaaaaaattaaagatttaaagtGTTAGTAGATGTCATTTTCAAAGTTTTTAAATGTGATTTTcccatttattttttctatcctatgaaacaaaatttattttgtagttttctATTAGATGTGTAAtggaaaaaatcaatttttatttatgattctCATAAAATTCATCTATGAATCTTATAAATTCTtgtctaaaaacttaaaatttcgatgttttagaaataaatattataaatatattaaattgtattaaaatagttaggtCCGAAATACTTTCCGATTTTTCATTAACTCGCCTGAATCAATCGCCCAACTCACGCCTAGCATAATTTATGTTTCTCTTCTGAGTTCTCCAAGCCAATACTAGTCAATGGCTATATACGGACTATGTTGTAGTGCATGTATACTAGCCAGGGGTGACAAGTGAATCTAATCTACTTAACAAGAGCAACAAGATTGAACTATTACACAAGCATGGTCTCTGATATCATTGAACTGATGGAGTCCCCCTAGTAATAAGTAAAGGACGTCATCATCTTGTTTTACCCTGGAAACAGTAGTAACCTATGTCCTGTTATTACGTACGGCAAAGATGAAAATTCATGATCTTTTTGCTCTTTTGTTGATAATTAATCAGGTGATCCATTCATTATCAGAAAACATGGCCTGACTGCTCTGATGAAAGCATGAGTTGAACACATTTGTTATGTTTTCTGTATGAAGATTTTGGAAGTAGGTGAAGAGTTAAATGATTGAATAGCAAAACAAGGatcccatttttttttctttgaacaaaCACAAGATTCCCATTTAAACTCTTAAAAAGTACTCCATGCGTCCAAAAGCACAGCCTGTTCTTCCATGACATAGGCGTTACTCTATAGTATTATTATACTCTTTTTAGACTGCGCGCTTGGTCCAAAAGCATGTGATGCGTATTGATAATAGAAAACTGTGGTCATTATCGAGGAACATAGATCTCTTGAGTTTGAGATTTAAAAAAGGTTTCAGTCCAAGCTGCATGTGATATGTGAATTGTCAGCGAATATTCCGTTAAATGCAAAAGTTAAACAACTAATGAGATGTAATGAACTTCATCCTCATTTTGTCAGTTTCTGCTGATGTGTTTCATCGTT
It encodes:
- the LOC108833247 gene encoding uncharacterized protein LOC108833247, whose translation is MNLNKVFETMSMEEEEVPFNLPDLPQYSAVERNKMSIIGRTLNPECQRMKDLILDMPRKWQVYDRVRGVALSPTMFQFIFKYEHDLEEVLRKRVWTFNEWSIVIDRWMEKPPDDYLKYLLVWVQLRNIPVNHYTEEAITAFGGFAGEVDVVAFDPSKAQSQDYVRVRVFFDVSRPVRKTKVINLPGGGSVTLRYDFERIQKRCYHCQRLTHDKDKCPLLIQERKDQAAERRKKMMIEKQKRELMIQPDDPLFGVLRDEQVGLDEATGRRKINPEVLQNMREYLLAAEGGEKRVREERVKTSVLDLENDPVGQRNFLRLEPAPLVISEVDKDKGRTFDYGPKAVESDDERTKQEKRSQLVIREPQMTVSVPCRARNKGYEEATDFFECSTGFSSGYADANSSGTSKMKVGRRYRSPKRLRRFKAKISNLEEGEDGEKSVGEAEEKGSAKRRAEVVAGSFKKIARRSNSKVVPNGGLPNQ